One Persicobacter psychrovividus DNA window includes the following coding sequences:
- a CDS encoding porin family protein: protein MKKLSVLFVALMMFVGLQAQAQIHVIPAVGMTVSKPNHDMFSAQAGYRFGASVRIGDKFFVQPGLFYAKYTAKVDVPNSAMAKQAFEGVSFDQKGWEIPVLVGYNFINSDMFKFRAYAGPQVGFGYKGSLSHGLGAFDTESTQWSVKAGLGVDVLFFTLDADYGWGLNDAFKATEAFNHNSYKNRTFNVTLGIRI from the coding sequence ATGAAAAAACTATCCGTATTATTTGTTGCATTAATGATGTTCGTTGGGCTGCAAGCTCAAGCACAGATACATGTTATTCCTGCTGTTGGTATGACGGTTTCAAAACCAAACCATGATATGTTCTCTGCGCAGGCAGGTTACCGTTTTGGTGCAAGTGTTCGTATCGGAGATAAATTCTTCGTTCAGCCAGGATTATTCTATGCAAAATATACTGCCAAAGTAGATGTCCCAAATTCAGCTATGGCGAAACAAGCTTTTGAAGGCGTGAGTTTCGATCAGAAAGGCTGGGAAATTCCTGTGTTAGTGGGTTACAACTTTATCAACTCCGACATGTTCAAATTCCGTGCGTATGCAGGTCCTCAGGTAGGGTTTGGCTACAAAGGGTCATTGTCACATGGATTGGGTGCTTTTGATACTGAATCTACACAGTGGTCGGTAAAAGCAGGTCTTGGTGTAGATGTATTGTTCTTCACTTTGGATGCTGACTACGGTTGGGGCTTAAATGACGCTTTCAAAGCAACAGAAGCTTTTAACCATAACTCTTATAAGAACAGAACCTTCAATGTAACATTGGGTATCCGAATCTAA
- a CDS encoding NINE protein yields MKDKLIAALLAFFLGALGIQHFYLKRPTHYGILSIVFCWTYIPALIGLIDGIQLLIMNDREFADKYNGGVQNIGFNYQQAHQQHARPVTSTNVADELRKLHELKECGILTEQEFSEQKRKLLRK; encoded by the coding sequence ATGAAAGATAAACTCATCGCAGCGCTGCTTGCCTTTTTCCTTGGTGCTTTGGGTATTCAGCATTTTTACCTTAAAAGACCGACGCATTATGGCATTTTGTCCATTGTCTTTTGTTGGACTTACATCCCTGCACTGATCGGTTTGATTGATGGTATTCAATTACTGATCATGAATGACAGAGAGTTTGCTGATAAATACAATGGTGGTGTTCAAAACATAGGATTTAATTATCAGCAAGCGCATCAGCAACATGCTCGCCCTGTGACCTCTACCAACGTTGCAGATGAATTGAGAAAGCTTCATGAACTGAAGGAGTGCGGGATTCTTACTGAACAAGAATTCAGTGAGCAGAAGCGGAAGCTGTTGAGAAAGTAG
- a CDS encoding DUF5684 domain-containing protein has product MQNGTEVAAGGLTSIVMIVLLAIQIIAYWKIFTKAGVAGWKALIPIYNLYVHLGIVRMPQWMIILAIIPLANIYLLVKLSLETAKAYGRGTGFALGLIFLTPIFTLILGLDDSIKYRYGKQQKQAYGGPQIR; this is encoded by the coding sequence ATGCAAAACGGAACAGAAGTTGCCGCAGGCGGTTTGACCTCAATCGTAATGATTGTCCTGCTGGCCATTCAAATTATTGCCTATTGGAAGATTTTCACCAAAGCTGGTGTGGCTGGATGGAAAGCCCTTATCCCGATCTATAATCTTTATGTACATTTGGGGATTGTCCGAATGCCTCAGTGGATGATTATCTTGGCAATCATCCCACTCGCTAATATTTATCTTTTGGTTAAACTTAGCTTGGAGACCGCCAAAGCTTATGGTAGAGGAACAGGCTTTGCGCTGGGGTTGATCTTCCTGACGCCTATCTTTACCTTAATTCTTGGCTTGGATGATTCGATTAAGTATCGATACGGCAAACAACAAAAGCAGGCCTACGGTGGACCTCAAATCCGATAA
- the radA gene encoding DNA repair protein RadA has protein sequence MAKAKIKTAYFCSNCGYEAPKWLGKCPSCQKWNTFAEEVIEKSTKTRFASADAAAGGSAFRKAAAKAVTLKDIQVQQEHRFDAHDQELNRVLGSGIVPGSLVLIGGEPGIGKSTLMLQVALKLIAHKVLYVSGEESAQQIKMRADRIATKNNNLFVLTETDLDKVFNQVKEVKPEILVIDSIQTLGSATIDSAPGSISQVKECTGELMRFAKETNTPTFIIGHINKDGNIAGPKVLEHMVDTVLQFEGDRHLSYRILRTIKNRFGSTSELGIYEMRSDGLREVNNPSEVLISQREEELSGVAIGATLEGNRPLLIETQALASPSTYGTPQRATTGFDNKRLQMLIAVLERRGGFRLGMRDIFLNIAGGVKVQDPALDLAVAAALVSSFEEVAIPPTVCFAAEIGLGGEIRAVTHVESRIAEAEKMGFQTIYVSKFGLKGIDFNKYGIQIRAYGKLEDIFQDLFN, from the coding sequence ATGGCTAAGGCAAAAATCAAAACGGCATATTTCTGTTCAAATTGTGGCTATGAGGCTCCGAAATGGTTAGGCAAATGCCCCTCCTGCCAAAAGTGGAATACATTCGCCGAGGAAGTGATTGAAAAATCTACCAAAACCCGCTTCGCTTCTGCAGATGCGGCTGCGGGTGGCAGCGCGTTCCGGAAAGCCGCGGCAAAGGCCGTAACGCTGAAAGATATTCAGGTACAGCAGGAGCACCGCTTTGATGCCCACGATCAGGAACTGAACAGGGTGCTGGGCAGTGGTATTGTACCTGGTTCGCTGGTACTGATCGGTGGAGAGCCTGGAATTGGTAAATCGACCCTGATGCTGCAGGTGGCTTTGAAGCTTATCGCTCATAAGGTGCTGTATGTTTCTGGGGAGGAAAGTGCACAGCAGATCAAAATGCGGGCTGATCGTATTGCCACTAAAAATAACAACCTGTTTGTCCTGACAGAAACCGATTTGGATAAGGTGTTTAATCAGGTGAAGGAAGTGAAGCCCGAAATCCTGGTGATCGATTCCATTCAGACTTTGGGCTCTGCAACGATCGATTCTGCTCCGGGAAGTATCTCGCAGGTGAAAGAATGTACTGGGGAACTGATGCGATTTGCCAAGGAAACCAACACCCCGACCTTCATTATTGGGCACATTAATAAAGACGGAAATATTGCGGGCCCCAAGGTGCTTGAGCATATGGTAGACACTGTTTTGCAGTTTGAAGGCGACCGACACCTGAGCTACCGTATTTTGCGGACCATCAAAAACCGTTTTGGATCTACAAGTGAGTTGGGTATCTATGAAATGCGCAGTGATGGACTTCGGGAGGTGAACAACCCTTCAGAAGTACTCATCTCTCAGCGTGAAGAAGAACTCAGCGGCGTAGCCATCGGTGCAACATTAGAGGGCAACCGACCTTTGCTCATCGAGACGCAGGCCCTCGCCTCCCCTTCGACTTATGGAACACCACAGCGCGCGACCACAGGTTTCGATAATAAACGCTTACAAATGCTGATTGCCGTTTTGGAGCGTCGTGGAGGCTTCCGACTTGGCATGCGCGACATCTTCCTCAATATCGCTGGAGGCGTGAAAGTGCAAGACCCTGCCCTTGACCTGGCAGTGGCGGCAGCCTTGGTATCTTCTTTTGAGGAGGTCGCAATTCCACCGACCGTCTGCTTTGCGGCAGAGATTGGCCTTGGTGGGGAAATCCGTGCGGTAACGCATGTTGAAAGCCGAATTGCCGAAGCGGAAAAAATGGGCTTCCAGACGATTTATGTATCCAAGTTTGGGCTGAAAGGGATTGATTTCAACAAGTATGGCATTCAGATTCGTGCCTACGGAAAGCTGGAGGATATCTTTCAGGATTTATTCAATTGA
- the glmS gene encoding glutamine--fructose-6-phosphate transaminase (isomerizing), translating to MCGIVAYKGHRQAAEIIIKGLQRLEYRGYDSAGIALLNPELSVFKKKGKVAELQQFIADKNTSSTIGIGHTRWATHGEPNDVNAHPHYSESKNLAIIHNGIIENYASIKKELIAQGHEFSSETDTEVLIHFIEFIKESNHVDLVEAVRLALKRVVGAYAIAIISKDDPDLMIAARKGSPLVIGLGKDEFFLASDATPIVEYTNEVIYLNDNEIAIMNGSELHIKNTDDVVATPEITLLDLELEAIEKGGYDHFMLKEINEQPRSIADCLRGRLNAAEGSLTLGGIRDYLRKLRQADRIIIAACGTSWHAGLVAEYIFEEFCRIPVEVEYASEFRYRNPIIHEGDILIAISQSGETADTLAAMEIAKSRGATVLGVCNVVGSSISRVSDAGVYTHAGPEIGVASTKAFTAQLSVLSMIALKVAQQKGTISDIRFREMLAHLEQIPAKVEKALKSEEEIKNISGLYKDASNFLYLGRGYNFPVALEGALKLKEISYIHAEGYPAAEMKHGPIALIDEEMPVCFIATRDGSYDKVVSNIQEVKARKGKVIAIVSEGDVLIPKMVDHVIEVPNTHEAFMPLVASIPLQLLSYHIAVLRGCNVDQPRNLAKSVTVE from the coding sequence ATGTGTGGAATTGTAGCCTACAAAGGACATCGCCAAGCTGCCGAAATCATCATCAAAGGACTCCAGCGACTGGAGTATCGCGGTTACGACAGTGCGGGTATTGCCTTGCTTAACCCCGAGCTTTCTGTATTCAAGAAAAAAGGGAAAGTGGCCGAACTCCAGCAATTTATTGCTGATAAAAACACTTCTTCCACCATTGGTATCGGACATACCCGTTGGGCCACTCACGGAGAGCCAAATGATGTTAATGCGCATCCGCATTATTCAGAATCAAAAAACCTGGCCATTATCCATAATGGTATCATTGAAAACTATGCTTCAATCAAAAAAGAACTGATTGCCCAGGGGCATGAATTTTCTTCAGAAACCGACACCGAAGTACTGATTCATTTCATTGAGTTCATCAAAGAAAGTAACCATGTGGATTTGGTAGAAGCCGTTCGCCTGGCATTGAAACGCGTTGTGGGTGCTTATGCGATCGCCATCATCTCTAAAGACGATCCAGATTTGATGATTGCCGCACGTAAAGGTTCTCCATTGGTGATTGGCCTTGGGAAAGATGAATTCTTCCTTGCTTCAGATGCTACGCCAATTGTTGAATATACCAACGAGGTGATCTACCTGAACGATAATGAAATTGCCATTATGAATGGCAGTGAGTTGCACATCAAAAACACCGATGATGTTGTGGCAACTCCTGAAATTACCCTGCTTGATCTGGAACTTGAGGCGATTGAAAAAGGAGGCTATGACCATTTCATGCTCAAGGAAATTAATGAACAGCCCCGCTCTATCGCCGATTGTTTGCGTGGGCGTTTGAATGCTGCCGAAGGCAGCCTGACCCTGGGCGGAATTCGTGATTACCTCAGAAAACTCCGTCAGGCCGATCGCATTATCATTGCCGCTTGCGGAACCTCCTGGCATGCTGGTTTGGTGGCGGAATATATTTTTGAAGAATTCTGCCGTATTCCAGTGGAAGTTGAATACGCTTCTGAATTCCGTTACCGCAACCCGATTATTCACGAAGGGGATATCCTGATTGCCATTTCGCAGTCTGGTGAAACTGCCGATACTCTGGCTGCAATGGAAATTGCAAAATCACGGGGCGCCACCGTATTGGGCGTTTGTAATGTGGTGGGCTCTTCGATCTCCCGCGTATCGGATGCTGGAGTTTATACCCATGCCGGCCCTGAAATTGGGGTAGCCTCTACTAAAGCCTTCACCGCACAATTGTCGGTACTTTCTATGATCGCCCTGAAGGTTGCACAACAAAAAGGAACAATCTCTGATATCCGTTTCCGTGAAATGCTGGCACATTTGGAGCAAATTCCAGCCAAAGTAGAAAAGGCACTGAAATCTGAAGAAGAAATTAAAAATATCTCGGGGCTGTATAAAGATGCATCAAACTTCCTATACCTTGGCCGTGGCTATAACTTCCCAGTGGCTTTGGAAGGTGCTCTGAAACTGAAAGAAATTTCCTATATCCATGCTGAAGGTTACCCTGCTGCTGAAATGAAACACGGGCCGATCGCACTGATTGACGAAGAAATGCCCGTATGTTTTATCGCCACCCGCGATGGCTCTTACGACAAAGTTGTTTCCAATATTCAGGAGGTAAAAGCACGTAAGGGGAAAGTAATTGCCATTGTGTCGGAAGGAGATGTGTTGATTCCAAAAATGGTTGATCATGTGATTGAAGTCCCTAACACCCACGAGGCATTTATGCCATTGGTGGCCTCTATTCCACTTCAGTTATTGTCGTATCATATTGCGGTACTACGCGGCTGTAATGTCGATCAGCCTCGTAATTTAGCAAAATCTGTTACGGTAGAATAA
- a CDS encoding 3'-5' exonuclease — protein sequence MPYLVFDLEMSGPDPEIHDIIQVGAVLVDNDWNEIAKFESNVCPENINTISVKAEEIHGLSKYDLLDAPAMYEVLENLEEWVKTTLKRSNTKNFHDIVLCGQGVMNDINFLQEAYYRENMKWPFAYKLIDLLSISTFAFMIMKNNGLEVPKRRSLNHIAEFFDLKREGDLHNALEDAELTLACFQKCFDVAKKAKLPTE from the coding sequence ATGCCATATTTAGTATTTGACTTAGAAATGAGTGGTCCTGATCCCGAAATTCATGACATCATCCAAGTGGGGGCGGTGCTGGTGGATAACGACTGGAATGAGATCGCTAAATTTGAATCCAATGTATGCCCTGAAAATATCAATACCATTTCGGTAAAGGCGGAAGAAATCCATGGTTTGTCGAAATATGACCTGTTGGATGCACCTGCCATGTACGAAGTGCTTGAAAACCTGGAGGAGTGGGTAAAGACGACCCTCAAAAGATCAAATACCAAAAATTTCCACGACATTGTCCTGTGTGGGCAAGGGGTGATGAATGATATTAATTTTTTGCAGGAAGCCTATTATCGTGAAAACATGAAGTGGCCTTTTGCTTACAAGCTGATCGATCTGCTCAGCATCAGCACTTTTGCCTTCATGATCATGAAAAACAATGGGCTTGAAGTACCCAAGCGCAGAAGCCTCAATCATATTGCTGAATTCTTTGACCTTAAGCGGGAAGGGGATTTACACAATGCACTTGAAGATGCTGAACTGACTTTGGCCTGCTTCCAGAAATGTTTCGACGTTGCCAAAAAGGCTAAATTGCCGACGGAATAA
- a CDS encoding sialate O-acetylesterase: MKPIYFLLTSLLLLVSCTSKTVSPLSLPEIIQAGVVFQQQEPIRIWGWGSAGEKVHLKASWMQEEQISHIAADGRWEIILPAQPVRRNEWLKVFSRTDTLLVDPVNFGELWWIAGQSNAEFSLDKADSYPELQTEGMNPDVHLFQVHKVMSPHVQDRAMGQWWNGDVQQAANFSAIGYYFADSLQNALNCPVGIIQTAWGGTPIKAWLPTEQEHLLASTTAWPLRESRYLDTKIQALQDSIMKIRNAQMLLDQPMAAFAIPEKTEGTIRLPADWAETTVGETEGIVWLEKVVEVPQDFWGTEVTISLGQIDEMDMTFLNGNGVGSHRKIGDWKVHRKYKVAPDFTNGHSATVAVRLINTMGAGGLLGPAEEMFLSNGRDSVPLSGKWNYKKETVFPPQPNFYHTQQSGVMYNGMVVPIMPMPVKGMIWYQGEQDVSEPKAYGQSLQKLIGHYRKLQKKPDLPFLVVEIAPFDYGRQINAAEFRSEQLRVCELLSGVTLIGTADAGAANDIHPKDKKTIGFRASQLALGEVYQQPEAVKNRMLDTFKFQGHKISVALKNSGDLKMIPFSGLQPFKVWTASGGAYTPKVTVEGGKILLEGRRGDHLIGASYGWENYYVPTVFSTKGIPVLPFKIRAAAD, from the coding sequence ATGAAACCTATTTATTTTTTGCTGACTTCGCTTCTGCTCCTTGTGAGCTGTACGTCAAAAACGGTCAGCCCATTAAGCTTACCAGAAATTATACAGGCGGGTGTTGTTTTTCAGCAGCAAGAGCCAATACGTATTTGGGGATGGGGCAGTGCAGGGGAAAAAGTTCATTTAAAAGCCTCCTGGATGCAGGAGGAGCAAATCAGCCATATAGCTGCTGATGGCCGGTGGGAAATAATACTGCCTGCACAACCTGTACGGCGCAATGAGTGGCTGAAAGTTTTCAGTCGTACAGATACCTTATTGGTTGATCCTGTAAATTTTGGGGAACTTTGGTGGATTGCTGGGCAGTCGAATGCAGAATTTTCTTTAGACAAAGCCGATAGTTATCCTGAATTACAGACCGAGGGGATGAATCCCGATGTTCATCTTTTTCAGGTACACAAAGTGATGAGCCCTCATGTACAGGACCGGGCAATGGGACAGTGGTGGAATGGAGATGTTCAACAGGCGGCTAACTTCAGTGCTATCGGATATTACTTTGCTGACTCTTTGCAAAATGCATTAAACTGCCCCGTGGGCATTATTCAAACGGCTTGGGGAGGTACACCAATTAAGGCTTGGCTGCCGACAGAGCAAGAGCATTTACTCGCTTCAACAACCGCCTGGCCGTTGAGGGAAAGCAGGTATTTAGACACAAAAATTCAGGCGTTACAGGACAGTATTATGAAGATCAGAAATGCACAGATGCTGCTTGATCAGCCCATGGCGGCCTTTGCGATTCCTGAAAAAACGGAGGGAACCATCAGGCTACCTGCCGATTGGGCGGAGACGACTGTAGGCGAAACGGAAGGGATTGTTTGGCTGGAAAAAGTGGTGGAAGTTCCGCAGGATTTTTGGGGAACTGAAGTAACGATCTCGCTGGGGCAAATTGATGAAATGGACATGACATTTTTAAATGGTAACGGGGTGGGGAGTCATCGAAAAATCGGTGACTGGAAGGTACACCGTAAATATAAAGTGGCTCCGGATTTTACCAATGGCCATAGTGCTACGGTGGCTGTAAGGCTTATTAACACCATGGGGGCAGGTGGATTACTCGGCCCTGCAGAAGAGATGTTCCTTAGCAATGGACGAGACAGCGTGCCTTTGAGTGGGAAATGGAATTACAAAAAAGAGACGGTTTTCCCTCCGCAACCGAATTTTTACCATACACAGCAGTCGGGGGTAATGTATAATGGAATGGTGGTTCCGATAATGCCAATGCCCGTCAAAGGAATGATTTGGTATCAGGGGGAGCAGGATGTGAGCGAACCTAAGGCCTATGGGCAAAGCCTCCAAAAGCTTATTGGACATTATCGCAAACTTCAGAAAAAGCCAGACCTTCCTTTTTTGGTAGTTGAAATTGCCCCTTTTGATTATGGGAGGCAGATTAATGCCGCAGAGTTCAGAAGTGAACAGTTGCGAGTGTGTGAATTATTGTCAGGTGTTACTTTAATCGGGACAGCAGATGCCGGTGCAGCAAATGATATTCATCCAAAGGATAAAAAGACCATCGGGTTTCGTGCAAGTCAACTTGCTTTGGGGGAGGTGTATCAACAGCCGGAGGCCGTAAAAAATAGGATGTTGGACACATTTAAATTTCAGGGACATAAAATCAGTGTTGCACTGAAAAATAGTGGAGACCTGAAAATGATACCTTTTTCAGGCTTGCAGCCATTTAAAGTATGGACGGCATCGGGGGGAGCGTACACCCCTAAGGTTACTGTGGAGGGAGGCAAAATTTTGCTTGAAGGCAGAAGGGGCGATCATCTTATTGGGGCGAGTTATGGTTGGGAAAACTACTATGTGCCTACTGTTTTCAGTACGAAAGGAATTCCTGTTCTACCCTTTAAAATTAGGGCAGCCGCAGATTGA
- a CDS encoding GDSL-type esterase/lipase family protein: MRFLFFIGLLCAALHSSAQGIQQDLSFAGAAISRTMSALAESNLTPAANHRKMKILFLGQSITAGQGSDQFKWTKDLQEFLQQQYPYQPFDFQVEAYGGFTADLLRPTLKFNAIPFQPDLIVLHAYGTAEDYEMLLNDLRRNTFAEIMVMNHHVQQYNLAEDDHFSTVELPALCIKYGAQLIDIRTPWKQYLEMHQLLPTDLLSDYIHPNDRGYRLLAEIIKPHFTISPHLKVDPLEELTEMVLGEDLNFEDSILTFSFHGSALELLVDRSMSGGTFKVWIDQQLVEDMPDTYGWTKPELPHWSFPWGGGFIGLNSESALQQEDWALEITAWQSAEDFSFKVTGSKTGDDGTGNCKETFISNSKRLVISPSDWFMVVPVSAGSPINVGDVIRWKSKCFGQSVVRINTDEEGAAVPIAQGLKDQAHMVQVQHVDGQQEIIKAFRAYRTVFPEARFSLNIDDQVLECAADFEGEIFVDVEANTPWVVSTMEDWISVKRIEQDKLAIVLEGVNHQLNARKGEIKVQAFGHAPVLISLTQLGLPSSSSSTKPYCTVSPNPASSTLSVQSARPIMEVRMLNLKGRQVLKKTVGKKQDTLDVSALADGQYLVQLVFRDHTQTSKLMIFHQ; encoded by the coding sequence ATGCGATTTCTCTTTTTTATAGGCCTATTATGTGCTGCCTTGCACTCATCTGCTCAGGGCATTCAGCAAGACTTATCCTTTGCCGGAGCTGCCATTTCGAGAACCATGTCTGCTTTAGCTGAAAGTAATTTGACTCCTGCGGCTAATCACAGAAAGATGAAAATCCTCTTTTTAGGGCAGTCCATTACCGCCGGACAGGGTAGCGATCAGTTTAAATGGACGAAAGACCTTCAGGAGTTTCTTCAGCAGCAGTACCCCTATCAGCCATTTGATTTTCAGGTAGAAGCTTATGGTGGGTTTACCGCGGACCTCCTTCGGCCAACACTCAAGTTCAATGCAATTCCTTTTCAGCCTGATTTAATTGTACTTCATGCTTATGGTACCGCCGAAGATTATGAGATGCTGCTCAATGATTTAAGGCGCAATACTTTTGCGGAAATTATGGTGATGAATCACCATGTACAGCAGTATAATTTGGCAGAGGATGACCATTTCAGTACGGTCGAGCTACCTGCACTTTGTATCAAGTATGGTGCGCAATTGATCGATATCCGTACGCCTTGGAAACAGTATCTGGAGATGCATCAATTATTACCGACGGATTTGCTTTCGGACTATATCCATCCAAATGATCGAGGCTACCGATTATTAGCTGAAATTATAAAACCCCACTTTACAATTTCGCCACACTTGAAGGTTGACCCATTGGAAGAACTAACAGAAATGGTGCTTGGTGAAGACTTGAATTTTGAAGATAGTATTTTGACTTTTTCATTTCACGGAAGTGCATTGGAACTGTTGGTTGATCGGTCGATGAGCGGCGGCACATTCAAAGTGTGGATCGATCAGCAGCTTGTAGAGGATATGCCTGATACTTATGGGTGGACAAAGCCCGAACTGCCTCATTGGAGCTTCCCTTGGGGAGGAGGTTTTATTGGCTTGAATAGTGAATCGGCTTTACAACAAGAAGACTGGGCACTGGAAATTACAGCATGGCAAAGCGCCGAAGACTTCTCTTTTAAAGTTACAGGCAGCAAAACGGGAGATGATGGCACGGGAAATTGCAAAGAAACGTTTATTTCAAATTCTAAGCGACTTGTGATCTCCCCTTCTGATTGGTTTATGGTAGTCCCTGTTTCCGCCGGGAGCCCCATAAATGTAGGGGATGTGATTCGGTGGAAAAGTAAATGTTTTGGGCAATCGGTAGTCAGGATAAATACTGATGAGGAAGGTGCAGCAGTGCCGATTGCTCAAGGTCTGAAAGATCAGGCTCATATGGTACAAGTTCAGCATGTAGATGGCCAACAAGAGATTATTAAAGCTTTTCGAGCTTATAGAACAGTATTCCCTGAAGCGCGATTTTCCTTAAATATTGATGACCAGGTGTTAGAATGTGCGGCAGACTTTGAGGGAGAAATATTTGTGGATGTGGAGGCTAATACGCCTTGGGTGGTTAGCACAATGGAGGACTGGATATCAGTAAAACGAATCGAACAGGACAAGCTGGCAATTGTGCTTGAGGGTGTAAATCACCAGCTGAATGCTCGAAAAGGGGAAATTAAAGTTCAGGCTTTTGGCCATGCGCCTGTTTTAATATCGCTTACCCAACTTGGGCTGCCATCTTCTTCATCGAGTACAAAACCCTATTGTACGGTGTCTCCAAATCCAGCATCTTCTACCCTTTCTGTTCAGAGTGCCAGGCCAATTATGGAGGTGAGAATGTTGAATTTGAAGGGACGCCAGGTTTTAAAAAAAACGGTAGGAAAAAAACAGGACACACTTGATGTCAGTGCGCTTGCGGATGGGCAGTATCTCGTGCAATTGGTTTTTAGGGACCATACACAAACCTCCAAACTGATGATTTTTCATCAGTAA
- a CDS encoding zinc-binding dehydrogenase yields MKSVTFNPSTNQFEYHATTAATPPLQANDVLVEVEACALNPVDAKIIDWKGMVGTEMNAHWVVGLDVCGRIKALGAAVKGWKVGDRVLYHGNMFRPHGGLASLAVHDADTLLSVADEIQAHIAAAMPCAGWTAWRALVDKLKVNAQDRLLVIGGSGGVGSFAVQIAKNVLQCPQVIAVCSTSNIAFVKSLGADVVIDYRKEDILERVKALTDGEGVTKAFDTIGGDNDVVAANALAFDGEMLELVDVVRPQDYDQPFQRGMSFHQLALGAGHGFGDRGKASIITAGQGFMAAYMRGQIRLPQVKVIPLSVAPLHLQAFHDKKTVGKVVVDMKL; encoded by the coding sequence ATGAAATCAGTTACATTTAATCCCTCAACAAATCAATTTGAATACCATGCAACCACTGCAGCAACTCCCCCATTACAGGCTAATGATGTGCTGGTGGAAGTAGAAGCCTGTGCACTGAATCCTGTAGATGCCAAAATTATCGACTGGAAAGGGATGGTCGGCACCGAAATGAATGCCCACTGGGTGGTAGGCCTGGATGTTTGTGGCCGCATAAAAGCACTGGGTGCAGCAGTTAAAGGCTGGAAAGTTGGCGACCGCGTGCTTTACCATGGCAATATGTTCAGACCCCACGGTGGCCTGGCCTCCTTGGCTGTGCACGATGCCGATACCCTACTTTCTGTTGCTGATGAAATACAGGCGCATATTGCTGCCGCCATGCCCTGTGCTGGCTGGACGGCCTGGCGGGCACTGGTAGATAAGCTCAAAGTAAATGCGCAGGATCGCCTATTGGTGATTGGAGGATCTGGAGGTGTCGGTTCGTTTGCTGTGCAGATTGCCAAAAATGTTTTGCAGTGCCCACAGGTAATCGCCGTTTGCTCCACCTCAAACATCGCATTTGTAAAAAGTCTTGGGGCTGACGTGGTGATTGATTACCGAAAGGAGGATATTCTGGAACGGGTGAAAGCACTGACTGACGGTGAAGGCGTTACAAAAGCTTTTGATACCATCGGGGGAGATAATGATGTGGTGGCCGCCAATGCCCTGGCCTTTGATGGTGAAATGCTTGAACTGGTAGATGTTGTTCGCCCACAGGATTATGATCAGCCTTTCCAAAGAGGGATGAGCTTTCATCAGCTGGCTTTGGGTGCAGGACATGGTTTTGGCGACAGGGGAAAAGCAAGCATTATTACGGCAGGGCAGGGATTTATGGCGGCTTATATGCGTGGACAAATCAGGCTGCCGCAGGTAAAAGTCATTCCGCTTTCTGTAGCCCCCCTACATTTACAGGCTTTTCATGACAAAAAAACGGTCGGAAAAGTAGTGGTGGATATGAAACTGTAA
- the rplS gene encoding 50S ribosomal protein L19, translating into MSDLIKFVEAENSERRAALPKFKAGDTVNVHCKIKEGNKERIQQYQGTVMQIRNAGSNGETFTVRKISSGIAVERIFPMLSPNVDKIEVVRLGKVRRARLFYLRGRQGKAARIKERRAN; encoded by the coding sequence ATGAGCGATCTAATTAAATTCGTTGAAGCTGAGAACAGCGAGCGCCGTGCAGCGCTTCCTAAGTTCAAAGCCGGTGATACTGTAAACGTACACTGTAAAATTAAAGAGGGTAACAAAGAGCGTATCCAGCAATACCAAGGTACTGTAATGCAAATTCGCAACGCAGGATCTAACGGTGAGACTTTCACAGTTCGTAAAATCTCTTCAGGTATCGCAGTAGAGCGTATCTTCCCAATGCTTTCACCAAATGTCGATAAAATCGAAGTTGTTCGTTTAGGTAAAGTACGTCGCGCACGTCTTTTCTACCTACGTGGACGTCAAGGTAAAGCTGCTCGTATCAAAGAGCGTAGAGCAAACTAA